Proteins encoded together in one Etheostoma cragini isolate CJK2018 chromosome 11, CSU_Ecrag_1.0, whole genome shotgun sequence window:
- the LOC117953210 gene encoding trace amine-associated receptor 13c-like, giving the protein MTKTQDGAELCFPQLFNTSCKKLMPPWFEVMLIHILLSSILLVTVALNLLVIISVSHFRQLHTPTNILLLSLAVSDFLVGFVLMPGEILKKTSCWFLGDFVCFLYNYLSIIITVSSVGDMVLISVDRYVAICYPLHYNTRITLNRVKFCVCLCWLCCVSYSLLITKVFPTYPDRNAPCYGECVLVVGYIAGIVDLVLTFIIPVTVIVALYLRVFGVAVSQARAMRSHITAVTLQLSVTPKAKKSELKAARTLGVLVVVFLMCFCPYYSVSLAGDSLVNASYASFIVPMFYFLNSCLNPVIYALFYPWFRKAVKLIVTLQILQPGSCETNML; this is encoded by the exons ATGACGAAGACACAGGACGGAGCAGAGCTCTGCTTTCCACAACTCTTCAACACCTCCTGCAAGAAGCTGATGCCTCCTTGGTTTGAAGTGATGCTCATTCACATTTTACTTTCCTCCATCTTGCTGGTCACTGTAGCTCTCAACCTGCTCGTCATTATCTCAGTCTCCCACTTCAG GCAGCTCCACACCCCCaccaacatcctcctcctctctctggctgtctcagaCTTTCTAGTGGGCTTTGTGCTGATGCCGGGAGAAATCCTCAAAAAAACATCCTGCTGGTTTCttggtgactttgtgtgttttctttataattatcTTTCAATCATCATTACTGTATCCTCAGTAGGTGACATGGTGCTCATATCAGTTGACCGTTATGTGGCTATTTGTTACCCTCTGCATTACAACACCAGAATCACTTTGAACAGAGTTAaattctgtgtttgtctgtgttggctCTGTTGTGTTTCTTACAGCCTTCTCATTACAAAGGTTTTCCCGACTTACCCTGACAGGAATGCTCCTTGTTACGGAGAATGTGTGTTGGTGGTTGGCTATATTGCAGGGATTGTGGACCTTGTTTTGACCTTTATTATTCCAGTTACTGTCATTGTAGCTCTGTATCTGAGAGTATTTGGCGTGGCTGTGTCTCAGGCTCGTGCCATGCGCTCTCACATTACAGCTGTCACACTCCAGCTGTCAGTGActccaaaggcaaagaaatcagAGCTGAAAGCAGCCAGGACTCTTGGTGTTCTCGTAGTTGTGTTTCTAATGTGTTTCTGCCCATATTACTCTGTTTCTCTTGCAGGTGACAGCTTGGTTAATGCTTCATATGCATCCTTTATTGtcccaatgttttattttttaaactcttgtCTAAACCCTGTGATCTATGCCTTGTTTTACCCCTGGTttagaaaagcagttaaactcaTAGTTACTCTTCAGATACTGCAGCCTGGCTCCTGTGAGACCAACATGCTGTAG